GCGGCCGACTTCATCCGGGAGAGTACCGAAATGCAGACGAACAAAGTGATGGGGCCCCATGCCCTGCTCCTGCCGGCTCTGCTCCTGCCGGCCCTGTTGGTGCTGACGCTGGCCGGTTGCGGCCGGCGCGACCCGCAGGCGGAACAGGCAGCCGCCTCTGCCGCCAGGCCCGCCGGCGGGCCGGCGACGGCGGCGACATTGGCGACGACGGCCGCCGATTCGGCCGCGGCCCTGGACCTCGGGCCGAGGGCGCTGGAAACCATGATGCTGGTCGCGCCCCTGGCGGCAACCGGCGAAGTACTGTTCGACACCAAGGGCTGCACGGGTTGTCACGAAATGGGCACTGCGGAGAACGCGCCCGACCTGCGCGGCATCGCCGCACGCCGGACCGAGGCCTGGCTCCACCGCCAGATCACGGCGCCGACC
The sequence above is drawn from the bacterium genome and encodes:
- a CDS encoding c-type cytochrome — protein: MQTNKVMGPHALLLPALLLPALLVLTLAGCGRRDPQAEQAAASAARPAGGPATAATLATTAADSAAALDLGPRALETMMLVAPLAATGEVLFDTKGCTGCHEMGTAENAPDLRGIAARRTEAWLHRQITAPTWMAEHDSLTRAMVEQYGVPMADLDVTNDEAMALMQFLVRESSVR